Proteins encoded in a region of the Orcinus orca chromosome 8, mOrcOrc1.1, whole genome shotgun sequence genome:
- the KCNE3 gene encoding potassium voltage-gated channel subfamily E member 3: METTNGTETWYESLHTVLKALNATLHSNLLCRPGSDNLTEERRASLPGRDDNSYMYILFVMFLFAATVGSLILGYTRSRQVDKRSDPYHVYIKNRVSML; the protein is encoded by the coding sequence ATGGAGACCACCAATGGGACTGAGACCTGGTATGAGAGCCTGCACACTGTGTTGAAGGCTCTAAATGCTACTCTTCACAGCAACTTGCTCTGCCGGCCAGGGTCAGACAACCTGACTGAGGAGAGGCGGGCCAGCCTACCTGGCCGCGATGACAACTCCTACATGTACATTCTCTTCGTCATGTTCCTATTTGCTGCCACTGTGGGCAGCCTCATCCTGGGATACACCCGCTCCCGCCAAGTGGATAAGCGCAGTGACCCCTATCATGTATACATCAAGAACCGTGTGTCTATGCTCTAA